The window aaagaaagaagtccCATTTAATTTCAATCCAGGCAATATGGAATCACTTTGTACACATTCTCAGGTAGGTTTCTATGTACCTGCACATATTCTAAGCCTTTTATCCATTCATCGAATCCCTCAAGTATGAATTATTTTGTAACCACATTCACTAGTGGTGACTGCCTCTGTTGATCATCTTAAACATCCACTCATGTGGGGGCTagcatgaacaaacacaaaggaaGGACACACTGACTCAAGAGCTGTTCTTGCCATTGTTTCTAAATCACGAGATCTGATATTACAGCAGGTGGATCTAAATATTACTATGTTTTTAGAAACGCACTTCACGTAACGTGTCATCGGCACAAGGATGTGTTTCGGGGGTCAATAAGAAATTGATAAATTATCTGCACTGGCTGGTCATTAGACATTAGAGTGTTAACAGGCAACATGCAAAACTATTTGTTACCAGCTTCTTTTAACTGAATATGAAACAATTAAGCAGCACATCCTTTGTTTGacagacaaacatttaaataaaaaatctgaagttactgttttaatgttgtgagtGTAAGCATTTATCAGAAACTTGGTGGTTTAGCACAACTTTCCTGGACataatcagacacacacatgtcatTTTCTATGtttgacacatactgtatatgcacaggaagacaaaacagactgactgaaagaaatgatgagagagagagagagaaaaaaaaaaaaactgtggccACTAGAAAACGTCTAATCTCTTCTTGTCCATTGAATCTTACCATCAATgacacacaagcagaaaaagTACTTTCCATGGGCGGTGGACTTGCCAATGATGACACCTCGTCGCCATTTGCACGCATTTGGTCAAGTTCCTGTCAtctcattttgttgtttctgttcttcCACAACGTCGCACAATCGTTCACGGTCCTTGTAAACCAAAATATCCACAAGCATGAGATGGAGGTCAAACAAAGGAGAAGCAAAAGTGACATGTTTTCCTTGGAGGTAAAGTTTCTGCCATCAGTCTTGTCCCCACTGAACCAACAATGCAGAAGTAAGATGCACAGATCCTACCATAGGAGGAACGTacacagatactgtacataTCGACTCTTTTCTCAAGACTTGacctattttcttttctcatttttatcttttataaacCCTTGTTTTCCCTTTGTGCCATTGCAAGCTGATAGTTTTTCCTCCTTGCTGCTACTCTGGTCAGTAGTTGGCCTCAGTGCAGGTGGCAGGCAGGAGATTTTTTTGGGGAGTGGGATGGGGCAAAATGGTGCTACTGGATTTGACAGGCCGTGGAGGGAGCAGCCTGGCAGCACATGCAGGTGGGGTTAACTGCTTTAGGGGGGATCAGATCCAGGTCCTCGTCATCCGGGATCTCATCGAGCCGGTACCCATCCTTTAGGAGCTGGATGTTCAGATCCTGGTTGATCTGCTGTAAAAGCCAAAGAAAGAGGATATCAGCAGAACTTCTGgacttttttttcagattttgaaGCTATGAATGACCTTTTTAGTGAAATTAGTCATTATGCtgattgaaaaaatatttttttatagatgTTAAAACCAATGCTGATccaaattaattacatttttgcagaaacagaaagcagcaacatacaaaacaaacaggtcTCAGGTGGTGATGGGAAAAGGCAAGAGGCAAAAAAACACGAACGAGAATCAACCTGTTTGGATGAGAAATGGggatatatactgtatcatcACAGACGACTGTTTAGTGAATGCTTGGCAGAGCcagtacatattttttttcaatgggTGCACATATACCTTGTGTGAGTATGGGACTGGGTGATCAGGCGGTGACACTGGTGGGGTGACACTGTATAAACTACAATATAACGTGTGCATAGATACCTGGTCCCTCAGACATCTCACCTCGGCTGAGGAGTATCCTGATGAAGAGTATCTGGACATGTCGAAGTCATCATCACTGAAAGGCAGTTAGAAACAAAAGATGAGGGTCTGAATAACAGCAACGCAGGGTAAAATGATATCTGAATCTTTAAAGGGGTAGTGCACCAAGTATAGCACTTTCATAACGATTTGTGAAAGTccgatttttaaaaatgaagtagTAGATCTTGACCTGACTTTTTAGTCTCAGTATGGATCAATCCTAAAAAatgctggatcctacatttcccttGATGCtactcagtttgtttttactctATGACCCCTGTTTGTACTGAagcctttctgtctctgtctctgtctctatcaaATTCAAACTctaaataaccctgatgacatcatcagggttattttcttaGACTTGAAAAACGTCCTCCACAGCCACAacagacattatacaactgCTTTCATAGGCTGAATAGGATTCCTTGTGATGTGTAAACCAATCACTAATGTGTTAAAGCTGTAGAGTTCCCCTTTAAAAAACTGCTAATAGTAGAAAACAGTTgcagcttgtgtttttattggcaGATAGGGtgattacaaaacaaaatgttgacaTCTCTCAAGTATTGATTTCACATAGAGACAATATGCTGCAGTCTCTCGATTTCTTTGGATATTACTGGCTCTCATAATGAGACTGAACGAACGGACATACTGCAGCCCACACAAGTTCAGGTCAACAGACAGACACCAACTgccttttttatatatacaattTCATGTGAGGAGCAGTAACATCGTGTTAACGCAGCTAACAGGCTTTTCTCCTCTGAGTAATCTGCCTTTCatacactgtaaacaaacagaacagagggaCATTGTGTGAAGGgtgtgctgtgtttctgtgaggcAAAAAGCTTGTCAGTGGGTCTATATGATGCAATACGTGATGTAAGCTTGGTTTGCTTCCAGAGCGCTCATTTCACATGAGAGAATTTCCCCTCATGTAGCTCCACACAGAGGGCACAAAGGGTGGGACTCATCTGTGTCAAATACAGACCTGCTGGTAAGGGGTGGAAGCGAGTGCTCCCTCTGAGCCGCTTTTCCCTGTCCAAATCCTCACCCCGCTATCCTCTAATCCTGAGCCCCTGGGAGAGGCTTTGCCCTTTTTTAGGTTCCCTTCTGTTAAGAACTCTCTCAAGTCGCTCTATGGATTAATGTGCCATCATGACAGAGTTAGACGTACAAAATAAGTTAGCCAATTTCTCATGTTCTCTCCTTTTAGGTCAGGCTgaaatgtttgttcttttaCCGTTATAGAAATTCATCCGAAGAAACTACGTACCTGTCAGTGTCCAGTGCTACCAGGGGTTTCTCATCCGGGCTCTGGTCTAGAGAGGAGTAACCTTTGTTTGGCACCACCAACCTGAAGAAGAGCATCGACAACAAGACGGAAcaagacaaaactcaaaaaacatgcaacattCATCTTAAGTCGCATTTTTTCACAGAGATATACATCGTGTTACTCATGAAACACCCACGGAAATATTTGCAGCGGAAGGGGTGCAATAGAGTAGTTCTATGGTGCTCTTCTTTCAGTCTGGAAAGACACAAAAATTGGGGCTAATCTGAAGCCTTCAGACTGCAGGCATTCCTAGATTATCTTTCTGCTTCAGAGACTCGGGGTTCAGACCAGTCTGTAGCCATTCTTATATTTGCACTAATCCATCAGGGAGTGGGATTAGACAGATGAGCCAGTTGTCGATACTGTGGGTTGTACTGGGTTTATGCTCAGTGCTTTGATTCTTTTATCacggctcacacacacacacacacacacacacacacacacacacacacacacacaaaaacatcaaattccCCTTCTCTAAAAAGCCTTGTTGtttgcactgtttgtgtttggttgtgttgtgacaTTAGGAAGTCT is drawn from Seriola aureovittata isolate HTS-2021-v1 ecotype China chromosome 2, ASM2101889v1, whole genome shotgun sequence and contains these coding sequences:
- the fam219aa gene encoding protein FAM219A isoform X1, with the protein product MMEEIDRFQVPPVNGETQPLDPAASSTSEADTDTKGETVAMNYKPSPLQVQIEKQRDLARKGSVKNGTVGSPVNQQPKKNARTRLVVPNKGYSSLDQSPDEKPLVALDTDSDDDFDMSRYSSSGYSSAEVRCLRDQQINQDLNIQLLKDGYRLDEIPDDEDLDLIPPKAVNPTCMCCQAAPSTACQIQ
- the fam219aa gene encoding protein FAM219A isoform X2; the encoded protein is MMEEIDRFQVPPVNGETQPLDPAASSTSEADTDTKGETVAMNYKPSPLQVQIEKQRDLARKGSVKNGTVGSPVNQQPKKNARTRLVVPNKGYSSLDQSPDEKPLVALDTDSDDDFDMSRYSSSGYSSAEQINQDLNIQLLKDGYRLDEIPDDEDLDLIPPKAVNPTCMCCQAAPSTACQIQ